One part of the Bacteroidia bacterium genome encodes these proteins:
- the egtB gene encoding ergothioneine biosynthesis protein EgtB has protein sequence MLLSTSLQQQIQERLNRVRNHTEYICAPLKPEDTVVQPIVDVSPPKWHLGHTTWFFEAFVLEPNLPGYQIFHPKYAYLFNSYYEGAGERVERVYRGNMTRPSLGEILEYRKHVTQHLNDYLSGPYAKTEEIYRVIELGMQHEQQHQELLLYDIKYILGHNPLFPVYREKIPTNGQANDPIGEARFLKVEAGIYEVGYEGPGFHFDNEECVHKVYVEDFEIMDRLITHGEFLEFVEAGGYKDYRHWLMEGWAWVNEHKKDMPFYWFKVDGKWKHVTLHGLQDIDWDLPMTHISYYEANAFANWKGMRLPTEFQWEIACNTFSPEIPEAANFVESEQYGPSRRKAGNHQFYGDVWEWTQSAYLPYPRYKAPEGTLGEYNGKFMVNQMVLKGGSCATPRDHIRSSYRNFFHPHLQWLFNGFRLVK, from the coding sequence ATGCTGCTAAGCACTTCATTACAACAACAAATACAGGAAAGACTCAATAGAGTCCGAAATCATACAGAATATATCTGTGCTCCCCTTAAACCAGAGGATACGGTCGTTCAACCGATTGTTGATGTAAGTCCTCCTAAATGGCATCTGGGTCATACTACCTGGTTTTTTGAGGCCTTTGTCCTTGAACCTAATTTACCCGGATACCAGATTTTTCATCCCAAATATGCTTACCTCTTTAACAGTTATTATGAAGGGGCAGGAGAAAGGGTCGAAAGAGTTTATCGGGGAAACATGACTCGTCCCTCTTTAGGAGAAATTCTGGAATACAGAAAACATGTTACCCAACATCTCAATGATTATCTCAGTGGTCCTTATGCCAAAACAGAGGAAATATATAGGGTTATTGAGCTGGGTATGCAGCATGAGCAGCAACACCAGGAATTGCTGCTGTATGATATCAAATACATTTTAGGACACAATCCGCTATTTCCTGTTTATCGGGAGAAAATCCCTACAAATGGACAAGCAAATGATCCTATTGGGGAGGCCAGGTTTCTCAAAGTAGAAGCTGGAATCTATGAAGTGGGATATGAAGGACCGGGCTTCCATTTCGACAATGAAGAATGTGTCCATAAAGTTTATGTGGAAGATTTTGAGATCATGGACCGACTTATTACCCATGGAGAGTTTTTGGAATTTGTAGAAGCCGGGGGATATAAGGACTATCGCCATTGGTTGATGGAAGGATGGGCCTGGGTAAATGAACATAAAAAAGACATGCCTTTCTATTGGTTTAAAGTAGATGGTAAATGGAAGCATGTTACGCTACATGGCCTCCAGGATATTGATTGGGATTTACCCATGACACACATCAGCTATTATGAAGCCAATGCCTTTGCAAACTGGAAAGGCATGCGCCTGCCTACCGAATTCCAGTGGGAAATAGCCTGTAATACTTTTAGCCCGGAAATCCCGGAAGCGGCAAATTTCGTAGAATCAGAGCAGTATGGTCCGTCCAGAAGAAAAGCTGGAAATCATCAGTTCTATGGAGATGTATGGGAATGGACGCAAAGTGCGTATTTGCCTTATCCCAGATATAAAGCTCCAGAAGGAACCCTGGGAGAATACAATGGGAAGTTTATGGTAAATCAAATGGTCCTGAAAGGAGGATCTTGTGCCACTCCCAGAGACCATATCCGTTCGAGTTATCGCAACTTCTTCCATCCCCATTTGCAGTGGTTATTCAATGGGTTCAGATTGGTCAAATAA
- a CDS encoding isoaspartyl peptidase/L-asparaginase, which produces MKKILLPLFILATLLGIGFLFMGNLESDENSERPEYALAIHGGAGAMSRDLMTDEMEVQYRAGLEAALQKGEEILKNGGTAMDAVEATIHILEDNPLFNAGKGAVFTHEETVELDASFMDGKTGNAGAVAGIKTIKHPISAARMVMDSSVHVMMAGEGADKFASSYGLEMVENTYFHTERRLKQVQEKKAGEEPKVLKKHGTVGCVALDKEGNLAAGTSTGGMTNKRYGRVGDAPIIGAGTYANNESCAVSCTGHGEYFIRNVVAYDVSALMQYGNKSLQEAGDHIIHEKLVKQNASGGLISLDKDGNIHMPFNSAGMFRGFIKSDGSSGIAIYDDEF; this is translated from the coding sequence ATGAAAAAAATACTCCTACCTCTCTTTATCCTGGCGACTTTGCTAGGTATTGGCTTCCTATTTATGGGAAACCTGGAAAGTGATGAAAATAGTGAAAGACCGGAATATGCACTCGCCATACATGGAGGCGCAGGTGCGATGAGTCGTGATCTTATGACCGACGAAATGGAAGTTCAATATCGGGCAGGGTTGGAAGCGGCTTTACAGAAAGGAGAAGAAATCCTCAAGAATGGAGGAACAGCTATGGATGCAGTAGAAGCCACTATTCACATCCTGGAAGACAATCCCCTCTTTAATGCAGGAAAAGGTGCAGTATTTACCCATGAAGAAACTGTTGAACTGGATGCTTCCTTTATGGATGGAAAAACTGGAAATGCAGGAGCAGTTGCAGGCATAAAAACTATTAAGCATCCTATTTCAGCAGCCAGAATGGTTATGGACAGTTCTGTACATGTAATGATGGCAGGAGAAGGAGCGGATAAATTTGCCAGTTCCTATGGTCTTGAGATGGTAGAGAATACGTATTTCCATACTGAAAGAAGGCTAAAGCAAGTACAGGAAAAGAAAGCGGGTGAAGAACCCAAGGTTTTGAAAAAGCATGGAACCGTAGGTTGCGTAGCTTTAGATAAAGAGGGTAATCTAGCTGCCGGGACCTCTACTGGAGGAATGACCAATAAAAGATACGGTCGAGTGGGAGACGCACCTATCATAGGAGCAGGGACTTATGCCAATAATGAAAGTTGTGCTGTCTCCTGTACAGGACATGGCGAATACTTTATTCGTAATGTTGTGGCCTATGATGTTTCGGCCCTTATGCAGTATGGAAATAAAAGCCTGCAAGAAGCCGGAGATCATATTATCCATGAAAAATTGGTGAAGCAAAATGCCTCAGGTGGCTTGATTTCTCTGGATAAAGATGGAAATATCCATATGCCCTTTAACTCTGCAGGTATGTTCAGAGGATTTATTAAATCAGATGGCAGCAGTGGTATAGCTATCTATGATGATGAATTTTAG
- a CDS encoding L-histidine N(alpha)-methyltransferase, producing MLNETLLQTQFAQDVISGLSAKPKHLSSKYFYDAAGSEIFRQIMRMDAYYLTDSEFEIFDQQKEDLLRAFLAPGGPFSLVEFGAGDGLKTQILLKHFLESGVDFSYWPIDISADALGKLEAELAAKWPELNVEGYPYEYFEAMRRMNLDEGNRKVVFFLGSNIGNFTIPQSIKFLGKIAAELNEDDLVMIGFDQKKDPDVILNAYNDPEGITREFNLNLLRRMNRELGADFDLNKWKHAPNYDPQSGETKSYLLSKENQTVHFRDLGRSFSFGAWEPIWLELSQKYDLDLIHHLAEKSGFEVVENFYDSKGYYLNSLWRLA from the coding sequence ATGTTAAATGAGACCCTACTTCAGACACAGTTCGCTCAAGATGTAATTTCAGGTCTTTCAGCAAAACCTAAACATCTCTCTTCCAAATATTTTTATGATGCAGCCGGTAGCGAGATCTTCCGTCAGATCATGCGGATGGATGCTTATTATCTCACAGACTCAGAATTTGAGATTTTTGATCAGCAAAAAGAAGATTTGCTGCGCGCTTTTTTAGCGCCCGGAGGTCCTTTTTCTTTGGTTGAATTTGGAGCAGGAGATGGATTAAAAACACAAATCCTGCTGAAGCATTTTTTAGAAAGTGGAGTTGACTTCTCTTATTGGCCCATAGATATATCCGCAGACGCCTTAGGCAAACTTGAGGCAGAACTGGCAGCCAAATGGCCGGAACTCAATGTAGAGGGTTATCCCTATGAATATTTTGAAGCCATGCGGCGAATGAACCTCGATGAAGGCAATCGAAAAGTTGTATTCTTTCTCGGTTCAAATATTGGGAATTTCACCATTCCTCAGTCGATCAAATTTTTGGGTAAAATTGCTGCTGAACTCAATGAAGATGATCTGGTAATGATTGGTTTCGATCAGAAAAAAGATCCGGATGTCATTTTGAATGCCTACAATGATCCCGAAGGCATTACCCGGGAATTTAATCTCAATTTACTGAGAAGAATGAATCGGGAACTGGGAGCTGATTTCGATCTGAATAAATGGAAACACGCTCCCAATTATGATCCGCAAAGTGGAGAGACCAAAAGTTATCTTTTGAGTAAAGAAAATCAGACCGTACACTTCAGAGATCTGGGTAGAAGCTTTAGTTTCGGAGCCTGGGAACCTATTTGGCTGGAACTTTCTCAAAAATACGACCTGGACCTTATTCATCATTTGGCTGAGAAGTCCGGTTTTGAAGTCGTAGAGAACTTTTACGATAGCAAAGGGTACTATCTCAATTCTTTATGGAGATTGGCTTAA
- a CDS encoding L,D-transpeptidase family protein yields the protein MRKHILYFSVIIPLFFACSESKPKEEVPNEVEAQSQMSQMEKPESQQLVVVSVAHWDAVEGQMSRYEWSGEGWEEVGKAWPIVVGKSGMAWGKGNETFSDAEGPIKKEGDKRSPAGIFQLGSAFGYSEAPNWVNMPYIQVVSSTMCIEDGNSNYYNQIIDEGEENPDWNSTDHMLRKDDLYEWGVFVAHNSPEAEAGKGSCIFLHVWRKNDSGTAGCTAMDKGNIQDLIKWLDPAKKPILLQMPSNIPEFMESKSKLNLMDA from the coding sequence ATGCGAAAACACATCCTATATTTTTCGGTAATCATTCCCTTGTTTTTTGCTTGCTCAGAATCCAAACCTAAAGAAGAGGTCCCAAATGAAGTCGAAGCTCAATCTCAAATGAGCCAAATGGAAAAACCGGAATCTCAACAGCTCGTTGTGGTGAGCGTAGCTCATTGGGATGCTGTGGAGGGCCAGATGAGTCGCTATGAATGGTCGGGAGAAGGCTGGGAAGAAGTCGGCAAAGCCTGGCCAATTGTAGTTGGTAAATCAGGGATGGCCTGGGGAAAGGGAAATGAGACCTTTAGCGATGCTGAGGGACCTATAAAAAAGGAAGGAGATAAACGATCTCCTGCAGGTATATTTCAATTAGGTTCGGCTTTTGGATACAGCGAAGCGCCCAATTGGGTAAACATGCCTTATATACAGGTCGTGTCAAGCACTATGTGTATAGAGGATGGGAATAGCAATTATTATAACCAGATTATAGATGAGGGAGAGGAAAACCCGGATTGGAATAGCACTGACCATATGCTGAGGAAGGATGATCTTTATGAATGGGGCGTATTTGTGGCGCATAATTCACCAGAGGCAGAAGCAGGAAAGGGTTCCTGTATTTTCCTACATGTATGGAGAAAGAATGATTCGGGAACGGCAGGATGTACCGCAATGGACAAGGGAAACATTCAGGATTTGATCAAATGGCTTGATCCGGCCAAAAAGCCCATTCTCTTACAAATGCCTTCAAATATCCCTGAGTTTATGGAAAGTAAATCAAAGTTGAACTTAATGGACGCTTAG
- a CDS encoding glycosyltransferase family 39 protein: MRKEKFPILLLIAFGLILLINVLQGIFTELDPDEAYYWMYSRDLAWGYFDHPPFVALLIRTGSSLLPGSIGVRLWAPLLQLFSLWMIWRMLGSPRESKHLLAFILLALAFPMFQAYGFVMTPDVPLLFFTVLFFWTYQRFLKKPNILHALFWGASMALLLYSKYHGILIIGMSVLANLQLLRQKNFYLASIFGILLFLPHFYWQYAETFPSFQYHLAGRNDAYSIDHQLNFFLGQVYTFGPFLLPLLLIYYRKFKRNTAFYRFLFFLIPAVFVFFFLNSFNGHPEPQWTVVLCIPFIFLGYELSSRNETFRKFLYIGGGLSLFLCLLLRIAMLPGLSKIRPAMQELSWMVDLKEKSGGVPLFFQNSYRSSSKYHFYFNIPAFTYTDHSYRRNQYDLWTHEKELHNQEVLFVGECEDCKEIQLAGGKKIHALKVDSLQIAQKLELSLMDAEIDMESQSEKEIRLKLYNPYEHDIIPGKSELPLEFRYMIFGEKEILFDGNLEFALFPQKIPAQRSLVKKVKIKIDEELKGPFSIAFGFAYKGSRTSVLSPLYPIKK, encoded by the coding sequence ATGAGAAAAGAAAAGTTTCCCATTTTACTGCTGATAGCCTTTGGGCTGATTCTCCTGATAAATGTACTGCAAGGCATTTTTACGGAACTTGATCCGGATGAAGCCTATTATTGGATGTACTCCCGGGATTTGGCCTGGGGATATTTTGATCATCCGCCATTTGTGGCTTTGTTGATTCGGACAGGGAGTAGTCTATTGCCAGGATCGATAGGGGTACGATTATGGGCACCCTTATTACAGCTGTTTTCGCTTTGGATGATTTGGCGAATGTTGGGAAGTCCCAGAGAAAGTAAGCATCTACTTGCTTTCATTTTGTTAGCACTGGCTTTTCCTATGTTTCAGGCCTATGGATTTGTGATGACGCCGGATGTGCCGCTATTATTTTTTACAGTTCTATTCTTTTGGACCTATCAGAGATTTCTGAAGAAACCCAATATCCTCCATGCACTCTTTTGGGGAGCGAGTATGGCCTTACTCTTATACAGCAAGTACCATGGCATTCTGATAATTGGGATGTCAGTATTGGCAAATCTTCAGCTTTTGAGGCAAAAGAATTTTTACCTCGCATCGATTTTCGGCATTTTACTTTTTCTCCCGCATTTCTACTGGCAATATGCTGAAACCTTCCCCTCTTTTCAGTACCATCTGGCTGGAAGAAATGATGCCTATAGCATAGACCATCAACTCAATTTCTTTTTGGGGCAAGTATATACCTTTGGCCCTTTCCTCCTTCCCTTACTCTTGATTTATTATAGAAAGTTTAAACGAAATACAGCTTTTTACCGATTCCTCTTTTTTCTCATACCTGCAGTATTCGTCTTTTTCTTCCTCAATAGTTTCAATGGACATCCCGAACCCCAATGGACCGTAGTATTGTGCATCCCTTTTATCTTTTTAGGCTATGAATTGAGTAGTCGAAATGAAACCTTTCGAAAATTCCTTTATATAGGCGGAGGCCTAAGCCTATTCTTATGTTTGCTACTTCGGATTGCTATGCTTCCAGGCCTGAGTAAAATCAGGCCCGCTATGCAGGAATTGTCGTGGATGGTGGATTTAAAAGAAAAGAGTGGGGGAGTGCCTTTGTTTTTTCAAAATAGTTATCGCTCTTCTTCTAAATATCATTTCTATTTCAATATTCCTGCCTTTACCTATACAGACCATAGCTATCGCAGAAATCAATATGATCTATGGACGCATGAGAAAGAACTACATAATCAAGAGGTCTTATTCGTTGGAGAATGCGAGGATTGTAAAGAAATACAGTTAGCTGGAGGGAAAAAGATTCATGCACTGAAAGTAGATAGCCTTCAAATCGCTCAAAAACTGGAGCTTAGCCTTATGGATGCTGAAATAGATATGGAGAGTCAGTCAGAGAAAGAAATCCGGCTGAAGCTTTATAATCCTTATGAACATGATATTATCCCCGGAAAAAGCGAGCTCCCTCTTGAGTTCCGCTATATGATTTTTGGGGAAAAAGAAATCCTTTTCGATGGGAATTTGGAGTTCGCGCTATTCCCTCAAAAAATTCCTGCCCAAAGAAGTCTGGTTAAAAAGGTGAAAATTAAGATAGACGAAGAGCTAAAGGGACCATTTTCAATAGCTTTTGGATTTGCATACAAAGGTTCGAGGACTTCGGTCTTAAGCCCACTTTATCCTATAAAAAAATGA
- a CDS encoding 3-hydroxybutyryl-CoA dehydrogenase has translation MIQEFKKVAVIGAGTMGNGIVHVFAQHGYDVNLIDISQSAIDKGMASIGKNMDRQIKKELITESEKEQALARIKTHTQLKDAVLDRNLVIEAATENMNLKLSIFKELAESSPANCILASNTSSISITKIAAITGRSDKVIGMHFMNPVPVMKLVEVINGYDTSAEVTKAILELSEDLGKVPVSVNDYPGFVANRILMPMINEAVYTLFEGVAGVEEIDTVMKLGMAHPMGPLQLADFIGLDVCLAILKVLQEGFGNPKYAPCPLLVNMVTAGHLGRKSGKGFYDYSA, from the coding sequence ATGATACAAGAATTTAAGAAAGTAGCTGTCATAGGTGCCGGTACAATGGGAAATGGCATCGTTCACGTTTTTGCTCAACATGGATATGATGTTAATCTTATTGATATCAGTCAGTCTGCCATAGATAAAGGAATGGCTTCCATTGGAAAAAACATGGACCGCCAAATCAAAAAAGAGCTAATTACTGAAAGTGAGAAAGAGCAGGCTTTAGCCAGAATTAAGACCCATACCCAGCTCAAGGATGCTGTATTAGACAGGAATCTGGTGATAGAGGCTGCAACCGAAAACATGAATCTGAAGCTTTCCATATTTAAAGAGCTTGCGGAATCCAGCCCTGCGAATTGTATTCTTGCCAGTAATACCTCTTCTATTTCGATCACGAAAATTGCCGCAATCACCGGAAGAAGTGATAAAGTCATCGGCATGCACTTTATGAATCCAGTTCCGGTAATGAAGCTGGTGGAAGTTATTAATGGATATGATACTTCTGCAGAAGTAACAAAAGCTATATTGGAGCTTTCAGAGGATCTGGGGAAAGTCCCGGTTTCGGTCAATGACTATCCGGGATTTGTTGCAAATCGGATTTTGATGCCCATGATCAATGAGGCGGTCTATACGCTCTTTGAAGGAGTAGCTGGAGTAGAGGAAATTGATACAGTGATGAAATTGGGAATGGCACATCCTATGGGGCCCCTTCAATTGGCTGATTTCATTGGGCTTGATGTATGTCTGGCGATTCTGAAAGTATTGCAGGAAGGCTTTGGTAATCCAAAGTATGCCCCCTGCCCTCTTTTGGTAAATATGGTAACTGCAGGCCATCTGGGTAGAAAGTCAGGAAAAGGCTTTTACGACTACTCGGCCTAA
- a CDS encoding nuclear transport factor 2 family protein, whose amino-acid sequence MIRYSFTLFLYLLFCGGIFGQNLIELEDSRFRAQMEQDTLLLAKILDADVMFIHSNAYVEDKQAFLQNVASGRIRYENMQAEEGRKILFRKRTAMSRGVLKVAGKYQGGSFDIRLRYTAVYVKKKKRWLLLNWQSTKIE is encoded by the coding sequence ATGATACGATATAGCTTTACCCTCTTTTTATATCTCCTTTTTTGTGGAGGAATATTCGGGCAAAACCTGATTGAATTAGAGGATAGTCGTTTCCGCGCTCAAATGGAACAAGATACCTTGCTGCTTGCCAAAATTCTGGACGCGGATGTGATGTTTATTCATTCAAATGCCTATGTAGAGGATAAACAAGCTTTCCTGCAGAATGTAGCTTCCGGAAGAATCCGATATGAAAACATGCAGGCAGAAGAAGGAAGAAAGATCCTTTTTCGAAAAAGAACAGCCATGAGTCGGGGAGTATTAAAGGTTGCGGGAAAGTACCAGGGCGGTTCATTTGATATTCGTTTGCGCTATACGGCTGTATATGTGAAAAAAAAGAAGCGTTGGCTGCTCCTCAATTGGCAATCTACCAAAATCGAATAA